Proteins from a genomic interval of Heterodontus francisci isolate sHetFra1 chromosome 31, sHetFra1.hap1, whole genome shotgun sequence:
- the LOC137347076 gene encoding cornifelin homolog, producing the protein MTSTTVIIQQPGVVLNAGTGRWSTGLCSCFDDMPICCCGLLCPMFMGCYVASNYGENCCVGMLPGGIVALRTHMRLSYGIQGSICEDLVMTCCCGIFEICRMAREMRKHTQ; encoded by the exons ATGACATCCACGACTGTAATTATTCAGCAGCCTGGGGTTGTGTTGAATGCAGGTACAGGGCGGTGGAGCACAGGATTATGCAGCTGTTTTGACGATATGCCCATCT GCTGCTGTGGTCTCTTATGCCCGATGTTTATGGGATGCTATGTGGCCAGTAACTATGGAGAGAATTGCTGTGTGGGCATGTTGCCTGGAGGTATAGTTGCATTGAGAACTCATATGCGGCTTTCGTATGGTATTCAG GGAAGCATCTGTGAAGACTTGGTGATGACATGCTGCTGTGGCATATTTGAAATTTGTCGGATGGCTCGTGAGATGCGTAAACACACTCAATAG